The following proteins are encoded in a genomic region of Rudaeicoccus suwonensis:
- a CDS encoding RNA methyltransferase yields MSRRVQRIRSRNATFQQWQTLLTNRTKRHRAGQFVVQGVRPISLALQHDWDFEVVLRAIGARPSQWAADVWRQAPGDRVEIPAEMLAELAERDQDQEPELVAVVRMPADDLDRLGGSPALITVFDRPTQPGNLGTLMRSIDAFGGTGLVVTGHAADPYDPRAVRASTGSLFAVPTVRTPSSQDVLDWLAVQRDSGVPLQLLGTDEGGEEDLRRVDLTGPTVLVIGNETRGLSRGWREACDRIVSIPMVGSASSLNAATAGSIVLHEAVQQRRAP; encoded by the coding sequence GTGAGTCGGCGAGTGCAGCGGATCCGAAGCCGGAATGCGACCTTTCAGCAATGGCAGACGCTGCTGACCAATCGCACCAAGCGGCACCGGGCCGGGCAGTTCGTGGTGCAGGGCGTGCGGCCCATTTCGCTTGCGCTGCAACATGATTGGGACTTCGAGGTGGTGCTGCGCGCCATCGGTGCTCGGCCTTCGCAGTGGGCAGCGGACGTATGGCGGCAGGCTCCCGGCGACCGTGTCGAGATCCCGGCAGAGATGCTCGCCGAGCTCGCCGAGCGTGACCAGGATCAGGAGCCGGAACTCGTGGCGGTCGTGCGGATGCCGGCCGACGACCTCGACCGGCTCGGTGGGTCACCTGCCCTCATCACGGTCTTCGACCGACCCACGCAGCCGGGCAATCTGGGCACCCTCATGCGGTCGATCGATGCCTTCGGCGGGACCGGCCTGGTGGTCACGGGACACGCGGCGGACCCCTACGACCCGCGCGCGGTGCGAGCGAGTACCGGGTCGTTGTTCGCCGTTCCGACCGTGCGCACTCCTTCGAGTCAGGACGTGCTGGACTGGCTTGCTGTTCAACGGGATTCGGGTGTGCCGTTGCAACTGCTGGGCACCGATGAAGGCGGCGAGGAGGATCTGCGCCGCGTCGACCTCACTGGACCTACCGTGCTCGTCATCGGCAACGAGACGCGCGGGCTCAGCCGCGGCTGGCGGGAGGCCTGCGATCGGATCGTGAGCATCCCGATGGTGGGTTCGGCCAGCTCGCTGAACGCCGCGACGGCCGGATCGATCGTGCTGCACGAGGCGGTGCAGCAACGGCGGGCGCCGTAG